A part of Propioniciclava coleopterorum genomic DNA contains:
- a CDS encoding glutaredoxin family protein, producing MSVGTPMTFPGDRVVVLVRQGCHLCDDAVVTIGEVCAQRDIAWSAVDVDTDPELQARYTDHVPVTFVDGEQHSLWFVDRDRLVAALS from the coding sequence GTGAGCGTCGGCACCCCGATGACGTTCCCGGGCGACCGTGTGGTGGTCCTGGTGCGTCAGGGGTGCCATTTGTGTGACGACGCCGTGGTGACCATCGGCGAGGTCTGCGCGCAGCGCGACATCGCCTGGTCCGCGGTGGACGTCGACACCGACCCCGAGCTGCAGGCTCGTTACACCGACCACGTGCCGGTGACCTTCGTCGACGGCGAGCAGCATTCGCTGTGGTTCGTCGACCGTGATCGCCTCGTCGCAGCGCTTTCCTGA
- a CDS encoding 30S ribosomal protein bS22 translates to MGSVIKKRRKRMAKKKHRKLLKKTRIQRRRAGK, encoded by the coding sequence GTGGGTTCGGTCATCAAGAAGCGTCGCAAGCGGATGGCGAAGAAGAAGCACCGCAAGCTGCTGAAGAAGACGCGTATCCAGCGCCGCCGCGCCGGTAAGTGA
- the proC gene encoding pyrroline-5-carboxylate reductase produces the protein MSRTALIGTGVMGETLLAGLLHAGWAPTGIVGADRRESRRHELEGRYGVKTEEFAADAVAGADTVILVVKPQDVADLLPEIAANLAPGAVVVSLCAGVTTGQLEDGLPADTPVVRVMPNTPAQVSEGMAAVSAGAHASAVDLEKAVDIMEAVGKAIVVPERYQDAVTALSGSGPAYLFFVVEAMIDAGVGLGLPRDISTALVNQTMYGSAKLLVESERHPTLLREMVTSPAGTTAAALRHLEERSVKAAFMAAIEAARDRSEELGRRD, from the coding sequence ATGAGCCGCACTGCCCTCATCGGCACCGGCGTGATGGGGGAGACCCTGCTCGCCGGGCTGCTGCACGCCGGGTGGGCGCCCACCGGCATCGTGGGCGCCGACCGGCGGGAGTCGCGCCGCCACGAGCTCGAGGGCCGCTACGGCGTCAAGACCGAGGAGTTCGCGGCCGACGCCGTCGCCGGCGCCGACACGGTGATCCTCGTGGTCAAGCCGCAGGACGTGGCCGACCTGCTGCCCGAGATCGCGGCGAACCTCGCGCCGGGCGCCGTCGTCGTCTCGCTGTGCGCGGGCGTCACCACCGGGCAGCTCGAGGACGGCCTGCCCGCCGACACCCCGGTCGTGCGCGTCATGCCCAACACGCCGGCCCAGGTCTCCGAGGGCATGGCCGCTGTCTCGGCGGGCGCGCACGCGTCCGCGGTGGACCTGGAGAAGGCCGTCGACATCATGGAGGCCGTCGGGAAGGCGATCGTCGTCCCCGAGCGCTACCAGGACGCCGTGACCGCGCTGTCGGGCTCCGGCCCCGCCTACCTGTTCTTCGTCGTCGAGGCGATGATCGACGCCGGCGTCGGGCTGGGGCTGCCGCGCGACATCTCGACCGCCCTGGTCAACCAGACCATGTACGGCTCGGCCAAGCTGCTCGTGGAGTCGGAACGGCACCCCACGCTGCTGCGCGAGATGGTCACCTCGCCGGCCGGCACCACCGCCGCGGCGCTGCGTCACCTCGAGGAGCGCTCGGTCAAGGCCGCCTTCATGGCGGCGATCGAGGCCGCCCGGGACCGCTCGGAGGAGCTCGGCCGCCGGGACTGA
- a CDS encoding CPBP family intramembrane glutamic endopeptidase, which produces MLLVLGVSLGQSAIYSILSIIEKMTRDVPLNQQTTTINNSVTPDRSWLDLSYQLAGIGFPLVPVGIALYLLWLSGDRGRIGFDLRRPGFDLARGFGAAALIGIPGLAFYFAARQLGINTNVSPANLAENWWTIPVLVGYAVMNGVLEEVVMLGFLFARFDQLRIRPWVGIVISALIRGAYHLYQGFGGFLGNVVMGLVFGYLYKRWGRVMPLVVAHVILDLVSFIGYALVAPYTDWF; this is translated from the coding sequence ATCCTGCTGGTGCTGGGCGTCTCGCTGGGGCAGTCGGCGATCTACTCGATCCTGTCCATCATCGAGAAGATGACGCGCGACGTCCCGCTCAACCAGCAGACGACGACCATCAACAACTCGGTGACCCCCGACCGCAGCTGGCTCGACCTGTCCTACCAGTTGGCCGGCATCGGGTTCCCGCTCGTCCCGGTCGGGATCGCGCTGTACCTGCTGTGGCTGTCGGGCGACCGGGGACGGATCGGGTTCGACCTGCGGCGTCCGGGGTTCGACCTGGCCCGCGGGTTCGGGGCGGCCGCCCTCATCGGCATCCCCGGGCTGGCGTTCTACTTCGCCGCCCGGCAGCTGGGGATCAACACCAACGTCTCCCCGGCCAACCTCGCCGAGAACTGGTGGACCATCCCGGTGCTCGTCGGCTATGCGGTCATGAACGGCGTGCTGGAGGAGGTCGTCATGCTCGGCTTCCTGTTCGCGCGCTTCGACCAGCTCCGGATCAGGCCGTGGGTGGGGATCGTCATCAGCGCGCTGATCCGCGGCGCCTACCACCTCTACCAGGGCTTCGGCGGCTTCCTCGGCAACGTGGTGATGGGCCTGGTCTTCGGCTACCTCTACAAGCGGTGGGGGCGCGTCATGCCGCTCGTGGTCGCCCACGTGATCCTCGACCTGGTCAGCTTCATCGGCTACGCCCTGGTCGCCCCCTACACCGACTGGTTCTGA
- a CDS encoding sugar phosphate isomerase/epimerase family protein, producing MSAQPAWPGAQAARRPLVGLSTSSVYPESTASCFELAGRLGYDGVEVMVGIDPVSRDVDALVQLREYHDIPVVSVHAPTLLVTQGTWGNDPWEKLERSALAAHRLGADCVVVHPPFRWQRSYAQGFVEGIRRLERTTGITFAVENMFPWRGPRTSEVRAYSPGWDPTDRDYDHLTLDLSHAATSRQRSLDLIDAWGERLAHVHLTDGDGSIGDSHLFPGEGDQDAARVLSTLVERGFAGHIVLEVNTRGMTSRSSREAALARTLEWTREHLAVPANR from the coding sequence GTGAGCGCGCAACCTGCTTGGCCGGGCGCACAGGCCGCCCGGCGGCCCCTGGTGGGGCTCTCGACGTCCTCGGTCTACCCCGAGAGCACGGCGAGTTGCTTCGAGTTGGCCGGACGCCTCGGGTACGACGGCGTCGAGGTGATGGTCGGCATCGACCCGGTCAGCCGCGACGTGGACGCCCTGGTCCAACTCCGCGAGTACCACGACATCCCGGTGGTCTCGGTGCACGCCCCCACCCTGCTGGTCACCCAAGGGACCTGGGGCAACGACCCGTGGGAGAAGCTGGAGCGCTCGGCGCTGGCGGCGCACCGACTGGGGGCCGACTGCGTCGTCGTGCACCCGCCGTTCCGCTGGCAGCGCTCCTACGCCCAGGGCTTCGTCGAGGGCATCCGGCGGCTGGAGCGCACCACCGGCATCACGTTCGCGGTGGAGAACATGTTCCCCTGGCGCGGCCCCCGCACCTCCGAGGTGCGGGCCTACTCGCCGGGCTGGGATCCCACCGACCGCGACTACGACCACCTCACGCTCGACCTGTCGCACGCAGCCACCTCCCGGCAGCGCTCGCTCGACCTCATCGACGCGTGGGGCGAGCGGCTCGCGCACGTCCACCTGACCGACGGCGACGGCTCGATCGGCGACAGCCACCTGTTCCCCGGGGAGGGCGATCAGGACGCCGCGCGCGTGCTGTCCACCCTGGTGGAGCGCGGTTTCGCCGGCCACATCGTCCTGGAGGTCAACACCCGCGGCATGACCTCGCGGTCCTCGCGCGAGGCGGCGCTGGCCCGCACCCTGGAGTGGACGCGCGAGCACCTCGCCGTCCCCGCGAACCGGTGA
- a CDS encoding VOC family protein, producing the protein MRLSNLTFAAGPDGLAPAVARLEEALGVNFRDGGFHPRFGTRNNILTVADGRYLEVVEVLEHPAAEKAVFGQAVRARSELGGGWLAWVLEVEDMAPLEDRLERKAVHGSRQFPDGRRLEWDQIGIKGLLADPQLPFFVRWTSEEDVRPSALAPADVEILEVRLSGSPERVSEWIGQDLGPVFDGVALTFDAPNGHPGIESVTFRCPNGLVTI; encoded by the coding sequence ATGCGTTTGTCGAACCTCACCTTCGCCGCCGGTCCCGACGGCCTCGCACCGGCGGTCGCGCGCCTGGAGGAAGCGCTGGGTGTGAACTTCCGCGACGGCGGCTTCCATCCCCGCTTCGGCACCCGCAACAACATCCTGACGGTGGCCGACGGCCGCTACCTCGAAGTGGTGGAGGTGCTGGAGCACCCGGCCGCCGAGAAGGCCGTGTTCGGCCAGGCGGTCCGAGCCCGCTCCGAGCTGGGCGGCGGCTGGCTCGCCTGGGTCCTGGAGGTCGAGGACATGGCGCCGCTGGAGGACCGGCTGGAGCGCAAGGCCGTCCACGGCTCGCGACAGTTCCCCGACGGCCGGCGCCTCGAGTGGGACCAGATCGGCATCAAGGGCCTGCTGGCCGACCCGCAACTCCCGTTCTTCGTGCGCTGGACCAGCGAGGAGGACGTCCGCCCGTCCGCGCTGGCACCCGCCGACGTCGAGATCCTCGAGGTCCGGCTGTCCGGATCCCCCGAGCGCGTCTCGGAGTGGATCGGCCAGGACCTCGGCCCGGTCTTCGACGGCGTCGCCCTCACCTTCGACGCCCCCAACGGCCACCCCGGCATCGAGTCGGTCACCTTCCGCTGCCCCAACGGCCTGGTCACCATCTGA
- the radA gene encoding DNA repair protein RadA, whose protein sequence is MARSTTTHRCSECGWTTTRWVGRCGQCQAWGSLAEASSAAPTRSTSSTRPSQPAQPITQVNAQHARGIKTGIGELDRVLGDGLVPGAVVLLGGEPGVGKSTLLLEAAARWASQGRRTLYVTAEESAAQVRSRADRTTALHDELYLAAESDLGVILGHIEDLSPTLLVLDSVQTVQAAGTDGVAGGVSQVREVTNALVRTAKRRGMAVLIIGHVTKDGALAGPRTLEHLVDVVLAFEGERHGAFRMVRASKNRYGPADEVGCFEMTESGIREVPDPSGLFTSGRGPTPGTCVTVSLEGRRPLVAEVQALVVPTSLTQPRRVTHGLDMSRVTMTLAVLQRRAKHKLHTRDVYASTVGGVRLSDPSADLALAIAVASAMRDDEPRGRMVAIGEVGLSGEVRRVPALGRRLAEAARLGFERAIVPAGSGKDAVAAGLAVVEVLTLEDALAAAFGPPRTNVVPIDGRELA, encoded by the coding sequence ATGGCACGGAGCACCACGACCCATCGCTGCAGCGAGTGCGGCTGGACGACCACCCGCTGGGTCGGCCGCTGCGGGCAATGCCAGGCGTGGGGCAGCCTCGCGGAGGCGTCCTCGGCGGCGCCCACCCGGTCGACGTCCTCGACGCGGCCCTCGCAGCCGGCGCAGCCGATCACCCAGGTCAACGCGCAGCACGCCCGCGGCATCAAGACCGGCATCGGCGAGCTCGACCGCGTGCTCGGCGACGGGCTGGTGCCGGGCGCCGTCGTGCTGCTGGGCGGCGAGCCGGGCGTGGGCAAGTCCACCCTGCTGCTGGAGGCGGCCGCGCGCTGGGCGTCCCAGGGCCGCCGCACCCTGTACGTGACGGCCGAGGAGTCGGCGGCGCAGGTCCGCTCCCGGGCCGACCGCACCACCGCGCTGCACGACGAGCTCTATCTGGCCGCCGAGTCCGACCTCGGCGTGATCCTGGGCCACATCGAGGACCTCTCCCCCACCCTGCTGGTCCTGGACTCGGTGCAGACGGTGCAGGCCGCGGGCACCGACGGCGTGGCGGGCGGGGTGTCGCAGGTGCGCGAGGTCACCAACGCCCTGGTGCGCACGGCGAAGCGGCGCGGGATGGCGGTGCTCATCATCGGGCACGTCACCAAGGACGGGGCGCTGGCGGGGCCGCGCACCCTGGAGCACCTCGTCGACGTCGTGCTGGCCTTCGAGGGCGAGCGGCACGGCGCGTTCCGCATGGTTCGGGCTTCGAAGAACCGCTACGGGCCGGCCGACGAGGTCGGTTGCTTCGAGATGACCGAGTCGGGCATCCGCGAGGTGCCCGACCCCTCGGGGCTGTTCACGTCCGGCCGCGGCCCCACGCCGGGCACCTGCGTCACGGTCAGCCTGGAGGGGCGGCGTCCGCTCGTCGCCGAGGTGCAGGCGTTGGTCGTGCCCACCAGCCTCACCCAGCCGCGCCGCGTGACCCACGGCCTCGACATGAGCCGCGTCACGATGACGCTGGCCGTGCTGCAGCGCCGCGCCAAGCACAAGCTGCACACCCGGGACGTGTACGCGTCCACGGTCGGCGGCGTTCGCCTGTCGGATCCCTCGGCCGACCTCGCGCTCGCGATCGCCGTCGCCTCCGCCATGCGCGACGACGAGCCGCGCGGCCGCATGGTCGCGATCGGCGAGGTGGGGCTGTCGGGCGAGGTCCGCCGCGTCCCCGCGCTGGGGCGGCGGCTCGCCGAAGCCGCCCGGCTCGGGTTCGAGCGCGCGATCGTCCCCGCGGGCTCGGGCAAGGACGCCGTGGCGGCGGGTCTGGCCGTGGTGGAGGTCCTCACCCTGGAGGACGCCCTGGCCGCCGCCTTCGGACCGCCCCGGACCAACGTGGTGCCGATCGACGGCCGCGAGCTCGCCTAG
- the disA gene encoding DNA integrity scanning diadenylate cyclase DisA — MSIGRLPEQIIALAPGTPLRDGLDRILAGHTGALVVLGSNAELEAISTGGFAIDVPFSAPALRELAKMDGAIVLSEDGERILAAAVHLSPAASLPTGETGTRHRTAERVARQVGLPTVTVSASMSTISLFTGGPRVVVPRSDELVARAAQALAGIGVHRERLTASLARLTDLEVHDAVTLRDLAHVGQRFEMTNRLADEASTYVAALGVDGRLPALQLRDLIDDLTPLGSLVQRDYVPDDAEAMPFSGLTRLDDQELFDIVLVGRALGFGSDLHLDSPIRPRGLRQLAAVPRLAAGVSARLVGAFGDLPGIAAASHADLMAVDGLTEPAARTLRDTLAHLGAHTAD; from the coding sequence GTGAGCATCGGCAGGCTGCCAGAGCAGATCATCGCGCTGGCCCCCGGAACCCCGCTGCGCGACGGCCTGGATCGGATCCTGGCCGGGCACACCGGCGCGCTGGTGGTGCTGGGCAGCAACGCCGAACTGGAGGCGATCTCCACGGGCGGCTTCGCCATCGACGTCCCGTTCAGTGCGCCCGCGCTGCGCGAGCTGGCCAAGATGGACGGGGCGATCGTGCTGAGCGAGGACGGCGAGCGCATCCTCGCCGCGGCCGTCCACCTCTCGCCCGCGGCGTCTCTGCCGACGGGCGAGACCGGCACCCGGCACCGCACCGCCGAGCGGGTGGCGCGCCAGGTGGGGCTGCCCACGGTCACCGTGTCGGCGTCCATGTCGACGATCTCGCTGTTCACCGGCGGCCCGCGGGTCGTCGTGCCGCGCTCCGACGAGCTGGTGGCCCGCGCCGCGCAGGCGCTGGCGGGCATCGGCGTCCACCGGGAGCGGCTCACCGCGTCCCTGGCCCGCCTCACCGACCTGGAGGTCCACGACGCGGTCACCCTGCGCGACCTGGCCCACGTCGGGCAGCGGTTCGAGATGACGAACCGGCTCGCCGACGAGGCGTCCACCTACGTGGCGGCGCTCGGCGTCGACGGCCGGCTGCCCGCGCTGCAGTTGCGCGACCTGATCGACGACCTGACGCCGCTGGGCTCGCTCGTCCAGCGCGACTACGTCCCCGACGATGCCGAGGCCATGCCGTTCAGCGGCCTGACCCGGCTCGACGATCAGGAGCTGTTCGACATCGTCCTGGTCGGCCGCGCGCTGGGGTTCGGCTCGGACCTGCACCTGGACTCCCCCATCCGGCCGCGCGGCCTGCGCCAGCTCGCCGCCGTCCCGCGGCTGGCCGCCGGGGTCAGCGCCCGGCTCGTCGGCGCGTTCGGCGACCTGCCCGGCATCGCGGCCGCGTCCCACGCGGACCTGATGGCCGTGGACGGCCTGACCGAGCCCGCCGCCCGCACGCTGCGCGACACGCTGGCGCACCTGGGCGCCCACACCGCCGACTAG
- a CDS encoding A/G-specific adenine glycosylase, giving the protein MVGRVNAWFALHARPLPWREPSAGPWGVMVSEFMLQQTPVARVLPVWTAWLERWPTPSALAAEEPGEAVRAWGRLGYPRRAQRLHAAATAIRDHHGGDVPADHAALLALPGVGEYTAAAVASFGFGQRHAVLDTNVRRVLARLEGGVEFPADHLTRAERDRAAAWLPDDDLAAATWAAASMELGALVCTATNPDCGACPVRRDCAWLAAGRPAHAGPPRRGQAYAGTDRQCRGVLLGVLREASGPVAADDVLAAWPVDPSQASRALDSLLTDALVRRLPDGSLTL; this is encoded by the coding sequence ATCGTCGGCCGGGTCAACGCGTGGTTCGCCCTGCACGCCCGGCCGCTGCCCTGGCGCGAACCCTCCGCCGGCCCGTGGGGGGTGATGGTCAGCGAGTTCATGCTGCAGCAGACCCCGGTGGCGCGCGTGCTCCCCGTGTGGACGGCCTGGCTGGAGCGCTGGCCGACCCCCAGTGCACTGGCAGCGGAGGAACCGGGCGAGGCGGTCCGCGCGTGGGGTCGGCTCGGCTACCCGCGGCGCGCCCAACGGCTGCATGCGGCGGCGACCGCGATCCGCGACCACCACGGCGGCGACGTGCCCGCCGACCACGCCGCCCTGCTGGCCCTGCCCGGGGTCGGTGAGTACACCGCCGCCGCCGTGGCGTCCTTCGGGTTCGGGCAGCGCCACGCCGTCCTCGACACCAACGTGCGCCGCGTGCTGGCGCGGCTCGAGGGCGGCGTCGAGTTCCCCGCCGACCACCTCACCCGGGCCGAACGCGACCGCGCCGCGGCCTGGCTGCCCGACGACGACCTCGCAGCCGCGACCTGGGCGGCGGCGTCCATGGAACTGGGAGCGCTGGTGTGCACCGCGACGAACCCGGACTGCGGCGCGTGCCCCGTCCGCCGCGACTGCGCGTGGCTGGCCGCCGGACGCCCCGCGCACGCCGGGCCCCCGCGCCGCGGGCAGGCCTACGCGGGGACCGACCGGCAGTGCCGCGGCGTCCTGCTGGGCGTGCTGCGGGAGGCGTCCGGCCCGGTCGCGGCGGACGACGTGCTGGCGGCCTGGCCCGTCGACCCCTCCCAGGCGTCCCGGGCCCTGGACAGCCTGCTCACCGACGCCCTCGTGCGCCGCCTCCCCGACGGCTCGCTGACGCTCTAG
- a CDS encoding histone-like nucleoid-structuring protein Lsr2: protein MAQRVRIELTDDLDGTPADETITFAIDGVTYDVDLTSENADKLREAVAPYVAAGRRVAGRQTRRGKSAAASGPSANEIRQWARDRGMDVSERGRVSDQVKAAYQAAHA from the coding sequence ATGGCGCAACGCGTCCGCATTGAGCTTACCGACGATCTCGACGGCACCCCTGCCGACGAGACGATCACTTTCGCGATCGACGGCGTCACCTACGACGTCGATCTGACCTCCGAGAACGCCGACAAGTTGCGCGAAGCCGTGGCCCCCTACGTCGCCGCCGGGCGCCGGGTCGCGGGCCGTCAGACGCGTCGGGGCAAGAGCGCCGCGGCGTCCGGCCCCTCGGCCAACGAGATCCGCCAGTGGGCGCGCGACCGGGGCATGGACGTGTCCGAGCGTGGCCGCGTGAGCGATCAGGTCAAAGCCGCGTACCAGGCCGCGCACGCCTGA
- a CDS encoding NADH-quinone oxidoreductase subunit D: MVPEDSTFAIRAIPHAHNPAMEIDLGPSHPGSAGMLTGTLSHRDGRITAIDPSPGALHRGAELIFPARDYRQALSLANRHDWQAPFFGEWAIARLVEDALGIEVPARAVAIRVALAEHARISSHLAYLSFLGFRWGRGDLATDEVRAALRARLAEWTGNRVHPMAVRLGGVAADIDPPTVESLLATLREATALAGRLRAHLAASDLGRGVAVVTPAVVDAYGLAGPVARASGVRTDLRLADPGYAGVRDALATDGAMEGDAWSRFDHLLAEIPASALIIGRVLDGLSAGPLRAHLPKAIRLPEGDFVSAVEAPLGRAGVVVTSRGATTPWRLRLRTASAANVAAWPAVLTGATLEDLPLALASLPWVAGDLDK, encoded by the coding sequence ATGGTTCCGGAGGATTCGACGTTCGCCATCCGTGCAATTCCCCACGCGCATAACCCCGCTATGGAAATCGACCTGGGTCCCAGCCACCCGGGCTCGGCGGGGATGCTGACGGGAACCCTCAGTCATCGCGATGGTCGCATCACTGCGATCGATCCCTCGCCCGGCGCGTTGCATCGGGGCGCGGAACTCATCTTCCCAGCCCGTGATTATCGTCAGGCGCTCAGTCTCGCGAATCGACACGATTGGCAGGCGCCGTTCTTCGGCGAGTGGGCCATCGCCAGACTGGTGGAGGACGCCCTCGGCATCGAAGTGCCGGCCCGCGCGGTGGCGATCCGCGTCGCCCTGGCCGAACACGCCCGAATCTCGTCGCACCTGGCGTACCTGTCATTTCTGGGATTTCGATGGGGGCGCGGCGACCTGGCGACCGACGAAGTCCGCGCGGCCCTGCGCGCCCGGCTCGCGGAATGGACGGGCAACCGCGTCCACCCCATGGCGGTGCGACTGGGGGGCGTGGCGGCCGACATCGACCCGCCCACGGTCGAGTCGCTCCTGGCCACCCTGCGCGAGGCGACGGCGCTGGCGGGACGGCTGCGCGCGCACCTCGCGGCGTCCGACCTCGGCCGCGGCGTGGCGGTGGTGACGCCCGCCGTCGTGGACGCCTACGGGCTGGCGGGTCCGGTCGCGCGCGCCTCAGGCGTGCGGACCGACCTCCGGCTCGCCGACCCGGGCTACGCGGGCGTCCGGGACGCCCTCGCCACCGACGGGGCGATGGAGGGGGACGCGTGGTCGCGGTTCGATCACCTGCTGGCCGAGATCCCGGCCTCGGCGCTCATCATCGGCCGGGTGCTGGACGGGCTGTCGGCCGGGCCGCTCCGCGCCCATCTCCCCAAGGCGATCCGCCTGCCGGAGGGCGACTTCGTCTCCGCCGTCGAGGCGCCGCTGGGACGCGCCGGCGTGGTGGTGACGTCCCGGGGCGCGACGACGCCGTGGCGGCTGCGGCTGCGCACGGCGTCGGCGGCGAACGTGGCAGCGTGGCCCGCGGTTCTCACCGGGGCCACGCTGGAAGATCTTCCCCTCGCCCTGGCCTCCCTGCCGTGGGTGGCGGGGGACCTGGACAAGTAG
- a CDS encoding DUF3180 domain-containing protein has protein sequence MSEPTIAPTRPVQVIAAAVVGLAGTWLALSWWQGRGNTLPIPGVVAWASVAVIAVGVGYLTWRTRRTLADDPTSLDPQQAVTRLLLGKTSLLAGAFLGGAYLAVALLALPGLPAPLAVERVVHGGLAVVACVAWAVLGARLENACRIPPPRGTRTLTRPPGDGACAVRRASLSR, from the coding sequence GTGAGCGAGCCCACGATCGCCCCGACGCGTCCGGTGCAGGTGATCGCCGCCGCCGTCGTCGGCCTGGCCGGCACATGGCTCGCCCTGTCCTGGTGGCAGGGGAGGGGCAACACCCTGCCGATCCCCGGCGTCGTGGCGTGGGCGTCCGTCGCCGTGATCGCGGTGGGGGTGGGCTACCTGACGTGGCGCACCCGCAGGACGCTGGCCGACGACCCCACGTCGCTGGACCCGCAGCAGGCCGTGACGCGGCTGCTGCTGGGCAAGACGTCCCTGCTCGCTGGGGCGTTCCTCGGCGGCGCGTACCTCGCCGTGGCGCTGCTGGCCCTGCCCGGGCTGCCTGCGCCGCTCGCGGTGGAGCGGGTGGTGCACGGGGGGCTGGCCGTGGTCGCCTGCGTCGCCTGGGCCGTGCTGGGCGCCCGCCTGGAGAACGCCTGCCGGATCCCTCCCCCGAGGGGGACAAGGACGCTGACACGCCCGCCCGGTGACGGCGCCTGCGCGGTGCGGCGGGCTAGCCTGTCAAGGTGA
- a CDS encoding 2-amino-4-hydroxy-6-hydroxymethyldihydropteridine diphosphokinase, which produces MPHLTVPHPRAHERAFVLVPWLELDADAHLPGRGRVADLVAALPDQGVRRAGPLEGRT; this is translated from the coding sequence TTGCCCCACCTCACGGTGCCGCACCCGCGCGCCCACGAGCGGGCGTTCGTGCTCGTGCCCTGGCTCGAACTGGACGCCGACGCGCACCTCCCCGGCCGCGGCCGCGTCGCGGACCTGGTCGCCGCCCTGCCCGACCAGGGCGTCCGCCGCGCCGGACCCCTGGAGGGCCGGACGTGA
- the folB gene encoding dihydroneopterin aldolase, with translation MQTVTITLTGLRARGFHGVLPEEREQGQEFVVDAVLEVERPDTSDDLDTTVDYGALAEALTEDIETDPVALIETLAGRLVATCLIPEAVRRATVTVHKPAAPIDVPFSDVAVTLTGTRP, from the coding sequence ATGCAGACCGTCACGATCACGCTCACGGGCCTGCGCGCCCGCGGCTTCCACGGAGTGCTCCCCGAGGAGCGCGAGCAGGGCCAGGAGTTCGTGGTGGACGCCGTCCTCGAGGTGGAGCGGCCGGACACGTCCGACGACCTGGACACCACGGTCGACTACGGCGCGCTCGCCGAGGCCCTCACCGAGGACATCGAGACCGACCCCGTCGCCCTGATCGAGACGCTGGCCGGGCGGCTCGTCGCGACCTGCCTGATCCCGGAGGCCGTCCGGCGCGCCACGGTCACCGTCCACAAGCCCGCCGCACCGATCGACGTGCCGTTCTCCGACGTGGCGGTGACGCTCACCGGGACGCGTCCGTGA
- the folP gene encoding dihydropteroate synthase, giving the protein MSRLPGAVPGRPHPGRPLVVGILNVTPDSFSDGGRWADPAAALGHGLRLAADGADLVDVGGESTRPGAARVAPADELARVLPVVEGLVAAGVPVSVDTSRASVAAACLAAGASWINDVTGGLGDPEMLDLVAASGAGYIAMHTRGESSDMADRAHYSDVVGEVAAELAARRDAALAAGIAADRLVLDPGVGFAKNASHNWEILQRWDAFEALGQPLLLAVSRKAFLGRLLGGDDTPVPPAERDDASVALTAVFAARGVWGVRVHPVKSHVDAVRAVSRLTRSEGDD; this is encoded by the coding sequence GTGAGCCGCCTGCCCGGCGCCGTCCCCGGACGGCCGCACCCGGGGCGTCCTCTGGTGGTGGGGATCCTCAACGTGACCCCCGACTCGTTCTCCGACGGTGGGCGCTGGGCCGACCCCGCGGCCGCCCTGGGGCACGGGCTGCGCCTCGCCGCCGACGGCGCCGACCTCGTGGACGTCGGCGGGGAGTCGACCCGCCCGGGCGCGGCGCGCGTCGCCCCGGCCGACGAACTGGCCCGCGTCCTGCCGGTGGTCGAGGGCCTCGTGGCCGCGGGCGTGCCCGTCTCGGTCGACACTTCGCGGGCGTCCGTCGCGGCCGCCTGCCTCGCCGCGGGGGCGTCCTGGATCAACGACGTGACCGGCGGGCTGGGCGACCCCGAGATGCTCGACCTCGTCGCCGCCTCAGGCGCGGGCTACATCGCGATGCACACGCGCGGCGAGTCCTCCGACATGGCCGACCGCGCCCACTACAGCGACGTCGTCGGCGAGGTCGCCGCCGAGCTCGCCGCCCGGCGGGACGCCGCCCTCGCGGCCGGAATCGCCGCGGACCGGCTCGTCCTCGACCCGGGCGTCGGGTTCGCCAAGAACGCCAGCCACAACTGGGAGATCCTCCAGCGCTGGGACGCCTTCGAGGCGCTGGGGCAGCCGTTGCTGCTCGCCGTCAGCCGCAAGGCGTTCCTGGGCCGGCTGCTCGGCGGCGACGACACCCCCGTGCCCCCGGCCGAGCGCGACGACGCCTCGGTGGCCCTCACCGCGGTCTTCGCCGCGCGGGGGGTGTGGGGCGTCCGCGTCCACCCCGTAAAGTCACACGTGGACGCGGTGCGCGCCGTGTCCCGCCTCACACGATCCGAAGGGGACGACTAG